In Acanthopagrus latus isolate v.2019 chromosome 16, fAcaLat1.1, whole genome shotgun sequence, one DNA window encodes the following:
- the dusp23b gene encoding dual specificity protein phosphatase 23b isoform X2 produces MASMSPNNFSWVEPGKLAGLALPRMTCEYQYLLDNGIKHLVCLCERKPPYHDSCPELQLHHIKIADFTPPSPSQIDRFLSIVEEANSKGEGVGVHCMHGHGRTGTMLACYLVKTKKLSGIDAINEIRRLRRGSIETHEQEKAVVQFYQRTK; encoded by the exons ATGGCCTCCATGTCTCCAAACAACTTCTCCTGGGTTGAACCGGGAAAACTGGCCGGACTGGCGCTGCCCAGGATGACGTGTGAATACCAGTACCTGCTGGACAACGGCATCAAACATCTGGTCTGCCTGTGCGAGAGAAAACCACCTTACCACGACTCGTGCCCAGAGTTGCAGCTGCACCACATCAAGATCGCCGACTTCACTCCTCCCTCACCGAGTCAGATTGATAGATTCCTCTCCATCGTGGAGGAAGCCAACTCCAAGGGGGAG GGCGTGGGAGTTCACTGTATGCACGGACACGGCAGGACGGGCACCATGCTGGCCTGCTACCTGGTGAAGACGAAGAAGCTGTCGGGGATCGACGCCATCAACGAGATCCGCAGGCTGCGACGCGGCTCGATCGAGACCCACGAGCAAGAGAAAGCTGTGGTACAATTTTATCAGCGCACAAAgtag
- the LOC119004573 gene encoding guanine nucleotide-binding protein G(I)/G(S)/G(O) subunit gamma-2, with the protein MASNNTASIAQARKLVEQLKMEANIDRIKVSKAAADLMSYCEAHAKEDPLLSPVPASENPFREKKFFCAIL; encoded by the exons ATGGCGAGCAATAACACGGCCAGCATCGCACAAGCCAGGAAActggtggagcagctgaagatggAGGCTAACATTGACAGGATAAAG GTgtcaaaagcagcagcagacttaATGTCATACTGCGAAGCTCATGCCAAAGAGGACCCTCTGTTATCGCCGGTGCCGGCCTCAGAGAACCCGTTCAGGGAGAAGAAGTTCTTCTGTGCCATCCTGTAA